The uncultured Sphaerochaeta sp. genome includes the window CAGGTATGCAGCAACCGTACTGGTTTTCTGCTTGCATGCATCGGTATCGAGGTCCAGTTCATCTACTAGTTGCTGGAATGGGGTATCTGCCATAACTAGGAAGGTGCCCGGGTTTTTCTCCCTCTCCACGATACGGTCAGGATACCTCCGTTCATGCTCATCATAGAGCTCTCCAAACAGTTGCTCGGCTACATCCTCCATGGTGACCACACCGCTGAACCCACCATACTCATCCAGAACGATTGCTTGCTGGAGCTTGGCTTTCTTGAAGCGGAAAAAGACATCATCAAGATGCATTTGTTCTGGGACAAAAATTGGTTCTCGGATAATGGAAGAGATCGGGCGTCCCATCTGTTTTTTCAGCTGCGTGCGAAGAATGTCACGAACCAGTACAATACCGATGATATTCTCCGGGCTTCCATGAAAAACAGGGATACGACTGAATCCCGCTTTTACAATGGAAGGGAATGCATCACGAATGGTGAGCTCGTCACTGATGCAAAATACATTGGTCCTATGGGTCATGATGGTTCTTACTTGGGTTTCACTGAAATGGATTGCCCGTTGCATGAGATCCGATTCATAGCGATCCACCAGACCGACATCCTCAGCTGCGTCGACCATATGCATCACCCCTTCAGTGGTGATGGTCGGTTCAGCGTGGGAGGCAAAGACCCTGGTGATAATCGCAGAGAAATGCCTAAGCAACCAGACCACAGGAAACAGTACTATTTCGAGGAAACGCAATGGATATGCCATGAAAACAGCAATTTTCATGTTATGGGTGAGCGCTAATTGTTTTGGTGTGATCTCGCCAAAAATGAGGATAACCAGGGTAAGTAAACCGGTAGCATACCCAACTGGCTGACTGGAAAAGAACTCGATGGAGAACGTGGTGACCAGGGATGATACCGTGATATTCACTACATTGTTTCCCACCAGAACGGTCGTGATGAGCTCTTCAGGCTTTTGGCTAAGTTTATACACCAATTTAGCCGCACGTTTCTTGCGGTTATCCAGAATTTTGAGTTGCACAAAAGAGAGTGAGGTAAATGCCGTCTCTGTGGCAGAAAAGACTCCAGAGAGGATCAACAGGATGATGATGGCGGTTAGTTGTACGTGCATGTACACCTCCCAGCCACTGACAAACAAAACGGGTGTTCAATTGAGCACCCCATACTAGGTAACGGGTCTTCCATAATGAAATCAGTATAGCAACAGTTTCACCCACCAGACAAGTGGAATAGACCAGGAGGGAAGGAAAAAGGTTTTCCGAGCCAAATGCCTTGGTTTATAGGGTGTAGACCATCTCGCTCTGGGTAAGGAGAAGGGAGAATCCCATGTGAGTCAATAGACCATTGATGTCCACACAATCACTGGATATATTCAGGATTCCCAGTGTTGGCGTTTCTGTACAGTTTTTTGCTGCAATGATGGCTCTTTTGGCGAATCCTTGCCTTCGGTATTGTGGTTTAATATAGATTTGGGCTATTGAACCTTTAGTGGGATTGAAGCAAATAACCCCGTGTTTGACAGAGTCCTGCACAATGTCATAGGCGGTAAATCCCCCACGACTAATACATGCATCGCTGTTCTGCCAGCTGGGGATACAGTCTCCAGAAGGGATATTGATGCGCTCCTGTTTCTGCAACTGGACAGAGGATGTGTCTTCCAGCATTTCTTTCTTGATTTGGTAGCAAAGTAGGCTTCTTGTGATGGTAAACCCGTGACTCAGATACAATTTCTTTGCTCGTTCATTTGTGTCGATAACCTCCAGGAAGAAGGAGGTGAAACCACGTTGCTTGATATGTGCAAGCGTGGCATCGATCAATTGGTGGGCATATCCATTCCCCTGATAGGAAGGAATGATACCCGTTCCAGCATCATATGCATAGGTTCCCCTGATTGCGACCAGGATAAACCCCACCAGTGTGCTCCCATCAAAAAGACCGATGGAGTCTTCAGGGGAGTATCCCAGGGCATGAAGATGTGCTTTCAGTTGTGCCTCGTTCATATGGATGGGAACCTCATAGTTGCTGAAGGCCTCATTCAGGACTTGGGCAAGTGTCTCAATAGATATGTGGGTGAGAGGGGATGTTACCACCAGCGTTTCCTCCAGAAATAGTATGCCATCGCGAAGACCACCAGCATACAACACACCAACATTCCATAGAACCCCCACCTATAGGTTGCAAGGGGCATGTATGAGAAATTCATCCCATAGAGACCGGTCAGAAAGGTCAAGGGGATGAATATGGTGCTGATAATTGTCAGTACTTTCATGATTGAGTTCATTTTGGTATCGAGGCTGGAGAGATAGACTTCCATGATACTGCTGACTGTTTCCCTGAGCATCTCACACTCTTCAGCAAGCCAGAGAGCATGGTCTTGGATGTCGGTGAGCAGTATCTTGGTATTCTTATCCAGAAAGGGGTGTTCCACTCTGATCATGGTGGCGAGGATATCTTTCAGGGGGCTGGTCATCCTCCTCAGCGAGAGAATCTTCGCCTTATGCCTGTGGATGGTAGGTGCATCTGTGGAACTCGGCGAAGTAATCACAAGCTGTTCCAGCTCATCGGTCTCATTCTCCAGTTCATCAGCTCTCACCAGGTATTGGTCAACAACCCGGTCGATGAGTGTGTGGAAGAGCAAACTACTGTCTCCTCCCTGCAATTTGGTCTGGGGATCTTCCAACTGACGTATGGCAGGGAGGAATACCTCACTTGCATACTCAGTGATGGAAAGCACCCAATGCTTTCCTAGGAACAGTGAGAGCTGCTGGTCTTCGGTGGTTTCCGTTGGAAGAATTCTCAGCGTGATGGCCAGATACTGCTCATAGCTGTCGAGTTTCAGGCGTTGATCGGTGGAGAATACATCCTCAAGGCTGAGGGTGGAAAGGGAAAAAGCCTTTGCAACCTCGACGATAGACATGATATTGGACAGTCCACTGATTTGCACCCAGCAACGTTGGTTCTCTTTCGGTAGTACAAACCCTTCTACCACCTCATATGACCCTGCTGAGTAGAGGTGAGTACGAATTCTGGTCGCCTCGGGTTGTCCATCTCCCACAAAGACAAGGGATCCAGCAGCCAGTCCTTCCTTTTTCTTATGGAGGGGCTGGCGAGTTTGGTGCGTGTGATGAGGTTTCATTGTGTTCTCCTAGAGTGCGGTGAATCCAAGAACCAGTAAGAGTTGGGCGAGGATATAACTTCCCATTATACTGGTATCATTTACGTGTTTCATTGCAAGACTGTCCAATCCGATCATGGTATCGCTTATTATGAACAGCAATATTCCCATGATGCAGAGTAATGAGGCAAGGCCGGTCAACAGGGAAGCAAGCATGAAAAGCAGTACAGTATATGCGAGGTATTTGACTGAACCCTTCTGCTTACCGATCAGGCGATACAACATGCTATAGGGAATCATAAGGCCTGCAAAGGCAATGGCTGTAAGAATCCAGTCCACTCCCAACGATAGGATATGGATGCCGTAGAAGATGTGGCATACTGCAAAACTAGCCATACCCCAGAGAAACAGGGTACCTTGATTCCCCTTGGTCAACAAGGCATCCCCGATGGTGGCAAAGAGAAGCGCAGCAAGAAGCAGTGGATAGTTCCCCTGTTGCATGAGAAATAGCATCAGGGTTGGCATCAACAAAACTTTTGTCAAATTTCCAAGAAATTGGTATCCTTCCGAGCGGAAGCTGAGGTGAGCAAAAGAGATGCCAAGATAAACCAAGAGGATGGTGTTCATATTCATAGGGTAGTGCACTGACCTGTTATCCTGCAAGGTAAATAACTCTGCAAATACTGTAAAGACTAATCGATAATTAAATATTTGTTGACAGGGTGGTTTTTAGGGTATATAAAATCATCAGACAATCAGTCAAACTGACAAAAAAAAGGAGTATGGGAAATGAAAAGAAAAATTTTCGTTGTAATTCTACTAGTGGTGAGTCTTTCTTTTATCTCAGCACAGGGAAACAAAGAAGACAGTGGTGTTATTGAATTCAAAGTAGTTGGAAATAACTCTTCTGCACTGGTAACTGAGGCTGCTAAAATGATGGCAGCTGAAATTGAATCCAAATCCAATGGTGAACTGAAGCCAGTTTTGTATCTTGAAGGACAATTGGGTGACAATGATGAGGATTTAAACACAGGGCTCTCTGAAGGAAACTATGAGATGCTTGTGAATGCTGAAATGCTTTTTAACTGGGCTGTTCCTGAGTGGATGGAGTTGTTCAATATGGCATTTATTTTTGACAGCCAGCAACATCTTCAAAATTTCTGGAATAGTGAAGTGGGTGCAGAGTTGGCACAAACTCTTCTAGACAAATATAATGTCTATGCGTATTTGAATACGATTGCCCTGAGGGGACCTCGCTATCTTACAGCTAATGTTCCAGTAAAGAGTGTTGCGGATATGGCAGGTATCAAATTAAGAACTCCTAATAATGCTGGAGTAATTGCATCTTGGAAGGCTACAGGTGCAAATGTTACTCCGGTTGCTTGGGGTGAACTGTATGGAGCATTGCAGAATGGTATCGTAAATGCACAGGAGAATCCTCTTGCAAATATTGATCAGGCAGGCATGTATCAAGTTCAGGATTATTTGATGCAGACCGAGCATCAGTACACTAATTATTTCATCTATATGGCAAATGATTGGTGGTCCGATCTAACTGACGCACACAAGGCTATTATTTCAGAAGCTATTGATAATGCGTTTACATGGCATAATGAGCAAGTCAATGCTGAAGATATGGAATTCTTAAAGAAATTCCAAGAGAAAGGAATGACCCTGATTACAAAAGACCAAATTGATATTGAGTCATTTAAAAAGGCCATTACACCTGTATTGTTGGAAGAGAACAAGGATAAATATCCAGCTGGTGCTTATGAGAAAATCTCTAGCTTGAGATAAGTGTCTCATGCTGAAGGGAAGGGGAATGTATGTTTAAAAAATTAACATCAATTGTGAGCCGTATTGCAGAAATACTTGAAACAGTTGTCAAATTTGCCGCAATGGCCGTTTTGGTTGTACTTCTTTGTGTGATTTTCTTTCAGGTTGTGAGAAGGATGATCACAGGGAATTCCTTTACCGAAATTGAAGAATTTTCAATTGTGATGGCAGCTTGGTTGGGGTTCTTGACTCTTTCTTTCGCTGCTAGGAAAAGAGTACATGTACGGATTGATGTCTTTGCAAATAAATTCCCCTTACCCTTTCAACATGTATTGTCAATGTTTATTACTGCATTAACGCTGTATGCCTCATCAAGCTTGGTTGTGTATGGATGGCAACTAACAATGAAGAAGGCCCATGTACCTCTTGCAATTCTTCCTATGAACGCAGGTTGGTGGTATTTAGCATTTCCTGTAGGAATGGCACTCACAAGTTTTTTCTTGCTTGATGCTTTGTTGCAAGAGATATCAAGAATATTGGGAATAACGAGAAAAGATGAAATGGAGGCTAACTAATGTGGGTAATAATTAGCTTTTTGATAATGATTTTGCTAGGAGTCCCTGTAGGGTATTCCATGGTGTTGGTAGCCTTCTTCTTTGTTAAGTTTACCGGTGTGGTGAATATGTCATTTATCCCTACTGCGATGGTGAGTGGTATTTCTTCCTATACTATGCTTGCTATTCCATTTTTTATGCTTGTTGGGGAATTGATGAATAGCAGTGGGATTACGAAAAGGATTTTTAAATTTGCTGATGCAGGAGTCGGCCATATCACTGGAGGACTCGGGCATGTGAATGTACTTTCCAGTATGATTTTTGCAGGCATGTCTGGTGCCGCAGTGGCAGATGTAGCTGGTCTTGGTGCAATAGAAATAAAAGCAATGAAAGATCAGAACTATGATGCAGATTTTGCTGTCGGAGTAACGGCTGCGTCATCGATTATTGGACCAATCATCCCGCCTAGTAGTCCGATGGTTCTATTTGGTATTGCTGCTGGAATTTCGATCGGCGGATTATTTATGGGAGGAATTACCGTAGGCATTATCATGGGGCTCTTTATGATGACTACTGTGTATATCATTGCGAAGAAACGAAATTATCCTCGCCATGAAAGGTACCCGTTTAAAACAAGAGTGCAGGCCTTTTGGTCAGCTTTGCCGGCATTGCTCGCACCAGTTCTGCTGATTGGCGGCATATTTTCTGGATATTTTACACCTACAGAAGCCGCTACAGTTGCTGCCTTCTACTCTTTGTTCGTAGGAGTGTTTCTCTACAAGGATTTTTCTTTTAGGGATCTTCCTAAGGTACTTGCTGTGGCTGTAGAGAACCTTGGTATGGTAATGTTGTTGATGGCTTCAGGTAAACTGTTTGCCTGGGTGCTAGGGATGGAGAAAATTGCAGAATTGGCAGCGAGTTTCATATTTGCTCTCACTGATAGCAAGGTGATTATCCTTCTTCTGATAAATCTTGTCTTACTTTTCATGGGAACGTTCATGGAAACAAACGCGAGTATTTTTATTCTAACTCCAATAATGCTTCCAATAATACATTCTATAGGGATGCATCCGATTCAATTTGGTGTTATTTTTATATTTGCCTTAATGATTGGTTTGTTGACACCACCAATGGCAATGTGTTTGTTTCTCACTTCAAAAATTGGGGGAATTACCTTTAACCAAGCATTTAAGGCCGTTAAACCCTACTACATTGGGCTGATTGTGGTGTTGATTCTAATCAATATGTTTCCTTCAATCACATTAGCAGTTCCAAAGTTGCTTTTAGGGAGTTCATTCTAGAGTGGGAGTAACCTGATGAAACAAGTAAAGAAACAATCTGTCGTTGACATTGCTTCAGAACAAATTATTGAATATCTAAAGAGTGATGAAATTAATCTCGGAGATAAGCTTCCTGTTGAGTATGAAATGTGTAATTTGCTTAATATCAGTAGGGCTACACTGCGCGAAGTTTATAGAAAGCTCCAATCCCAAGGATATCTGGAGATTAAAAATGGAAAGGGTGCTTTTGTAAAAAATAAGCAGCAGGATATTCTCCAAAGGGCTACAAACTGGTTTAGGGAACATGATGCACAATTACAAAGCTATCTAGAGGTGCGTTTGTATCTTGACCCGCTTGCTGGTAAGCTAGCTGCTCAGAACCGCAATGAAAAAGATATCACACATTTAAAAACAATCCAGCAAGAGTTTGAGAAGTCAATTGCAGAAAGAGATAATATTAAGATGGCTAGTCTAGATGCGGAATTGCATAAAGCTATTGTCCAGATCAGTAAGAATGATTTATTGATTGCATTAGTCCAAATTGTCAACTATTACTTTGAACAACTGCGTCAGACAAGTTTCATGGTCGAAAGTCATGCAATGCATGCAATACAGCCACATCGTAATATTATTGATGCAATAGAAACAGGTGATTTTGTACTTGCTGAGAGGGAAAGTATCAATCACATGAAAATTGCGTTGCGCGATCTTTGTGGGGTAGAAAACCCCTAAATTCGAATATAACAAAGGACACAATATTAATGACTAGTCTCAAAGAAAAATGCAATAGCATTCGAAAAGATGTGCTATATATGCTTAATAAAGCTGGAAGTGGTCATGCAGGAGGCTCTCTCTCTGCAATTGAAATTCTAGTAGGTTTATATTATTCAAAGATGAATTTTAATCCACTTGATGTGGATAATCCAAATCGCGATAGATTTGTCTTAAGCAAAGGCCATGCTGCTCCTGTTCTCTACGCAATTCTTGCAGATCTTGGTGTTATTGATTCCTCCGAATTGCTCACATTAAGGAAATTACATAGTAATCTGCAGGGACATCCTGATAGTAAAAAAGTACGGGGTGTAGAAGCATCTACAGGGTCTCTAGGGCAAGGTTGTTCCATAGCTGTTGGTATGGCAATGGCAGCAAAAGCACAGTATAGCGATGCACATATCTATACCTTGCTTGGAGATGGAGAATTGCAGGAAGGTCTTGTATGGGAAGCCTGCATGGCTGCTTCAGCATATAAATTGGATAATTTCACGATGATAGTTGATTACAATGGAATTCAGTTGGATGGATTCTGTGATGACATTTTACCTATGGGTGATTTGAATGCGAAATTTTCTGCTTTCGGGTTTCATGTAATCGATCTTCTAGATGGTAATGATATAAATGCAGTAATCACTGGACTTTTTCAAGCAAGTGTACCGGGAAAGCCAACTTGTATAATTGCTCATACCATCAAGGGAAAAGGAATTTCCTTTATAGAGAATCAGGTTGGATGGCATGGAAGAGTGCCTACTGATGAGGAACTGTCTTCAGCAATGAAAGAATTACAGGATACAGCACATGTTTAAGACAAAGAAAATGATCAGGAGTGCTTACGGAGAAGCTCTTGCTGAACTGGGAGCAGTGAAAAAGGATGTTGTTGTTTTAGATGCAGATTTGTCGCATGCAACAATGACTAATAAGTTTGCCGAGAAATATCCAGAAAGGTTCTTTAATATTGGGATTGCTGAAGCAAACCTCATGTGTATTTCTGCTGGTATGTCTACTATGGGATTCATCCCCTTTTGCAGTACCTTTGCTCTATTTGGTGCAGGAAGGGCTTACGAACAAATTCGTAACAGTATTGCCTATCCGAATTTCAATGTGAAGGTATGTTGTACCCATGCAGGGGTCACGGTAGGAGAAGATGGAGGGAGCCATCAGAGTGTCGAGGATATCGCCTTGATGCGTGTGATACCAGGGATGACCATTGTGGTTCCCTGTGATGCAAATGAAGCAAGGGAAGCAGTCTTTGCAATCGCTGAGTATAACGGCCCTGCCTATTTGCGATTGGCAAGATCGCCAAGTCCTGTCCTTGCAGAGAAGCACCCATTCAAGCTTGGGAAAGCAAATGTGCTACGTGAGGGAGAAGATTTAGTAATCTTCGCTTGTGGGATTATGGTTGATACTGCATTGATGTGTGCCGATGAACTAAGCTCAGAACATTTTGTATCTGTAGCAGTCGTCAATGTGCATACAATCAAACCGATTGATGAGCAATGCATTCTTGCGTATGCCCATACGTGCAAAACTGTTGTGACATTAGAAGAACATAGTGTAATCGGCGGTTTGGGTGATGCAGTTGCTGAAGTATTGATTGGAACTGGTCCGCTTAGATTTAAAAAAATTGGCATTCAGGACAGGTTTGGACAATCAGGAACACCAGAAGAATTGCTTGAGGAGTATGGATTGAGTTATTCAAAGATCCTTGCACAGATTAAAGATTTACTCTTTTCTCAGGTTTGAAACGGGTTCCCGCATTTTTTATCGATCTGTATGTGAAAAAACGATTATTCTACCGACTATTTTGCCATCATTGTAGAATTCTGTTATAATGCACAGTCATGGCGAAGACAACATATGATGAATCGAAAATCCTTACGCTCAGCGCGTTGGAACATATTCGAAAACGTCCCGGTATGTATATCGGGCGGTTGGGAAACGGTACCCATGTCGATGATGGTATCTACATCCTTCTCAAGGAGGTGGTGGATAACAGTATCGACGAGTTCATCATGGGCTATGGTAGCCGCATCGTCATCCGCCTGAAAGAGAGCGAGGTGTCGGTGAGAGACTTCGGTCGCGGTATTCCCCTTGGGAAAGTGGTTGACTGTGTCTCAATCATCAATACCGGTGCAAAGTATAGTGATGATGTCTTCCAGTTCTCTGTTGGCCTTAATGGTGTTGGTACCAAGGCAGTGAATGCTCTCTCCTCGCATTTTCGGGTTACCAGCTATCGAGAAGGAAAATACAGCACGGCTATCTTCGAGAAAGGTGTTCTGGTCAGTGAAAAGAGTGGTAAGTCAGAGGAAGCCGATGGTACTGAAGTACTCTTCACCCCTGACCCGGAACTGTTTGGTGAGTACTCCTATAATGAGGATTTTGTCATCTCCAGGATCTGGAGCTATGCCTATCTGAATACAGGACTCACAATCAATTACAATAATCGTGCCTATAAATCATCCAATGGCCTGTATGACCTTCTCGATAAAGAGGTGGGCACGGAAAATCTCTATTCGATCATCCACTACCAGAGCAAACAGCTTGAGTTTGCCTTGACCCATGTAACTGGCTCCTACGGGGAGAACTACTTCTCCTATGTGAATGGCCAGCATACCACCGATGGGGGAACCCATCAGAGTGCCTTCAAGGAAGGTATTCTTAAGGGTATAAACGAGTACTTCAAGAAGAACTGGGCACCACAGGATGTGAGGGAAGGGGTGGTTGGAGCCATTGCTGTCAAGATCAAGGAACCGGTATTTGAATCCCAGACGAAAAACAAACTCAGCAATACCGAAATCAGGACCTGGATTGTCAATGAAGTAAAGGACGCCATTGTCGACTTCCTGTTGAAAAACACCACAGAAGCGGAGAAAATCAACCAGAAGATCCTCAACAACGAGAAACTTCGCAAAGAGCTCAATGAGGTAAAGAAGGGTGCAAGGGAGTCTGCCAAGAAGGTCAGCCTGAATATTCCCAAACTCAAGGACTGCAAGTACCACCTGGGGCAGAGCAGCGCACATCAGGAGGAGTGTGAAAGCTCCATGATCTTCCTCACCGAGGGAGATAGTGCCAGCGGAACGATTACCAAGACACGTGATGTCATGACACAGGCGGTATTCAGCCTCAGGGGAAAGATAGTCAACGTATTCGGGAAGAAGAAAACGGAAATATACAAGAACGCAGAACTTTATAATATGATGGTGGCGCTTGGTATAGAGAACGGAGTGGAAGGGCTACGGTACGGAAAAGTTATCATTGCGACCGATGCTGATACTGATGGCTTCCATATCCGTAACCTGTTGATGACCTATTTCCTGACCTATTTTGAGGATCTGGTGCTCTCCGGTCGTCTCTATATCCTGGAGACTCCCTTGTTCCGTGTACGAAACAAGACCCAGACGGTATACTGTTACAGCGAGAAGGAACGGAACCACGCCACAAGCCAGATAAGAAATGCTGAGGTGACCCGGTTCAAAGGGCTTGGTGAGATAGACCCGAAGGAGTTCGGACAATTTATCGGGGAGGATATGCGTCTGCTTCCTGTCTCCATTGCTGGTATGAATGAGATGCATAAAACCATGGAGTTCTATATGGGCAGCAATACGCCTGAACGACGCGAATTCATTATGGAGAATCTGATCTGATGACCCAGGCACACGCAATTTTCAAAGAGAACTTCCTGGAATACGCAAGTTATGTCATCAAGGAGAGGGCAATCCCCGATCTTGTGGATGGATTCAAGCCTGTTCAAAGGAGAATCATCCATACGCTCTTTGAGATGGATGACGGCAAATTCCACAAGGTTGCAAACGTAGTAGGGTGGGCGATGCGCTATCACCCGCATGGGGATTCTTCCATCTACGAAGCCTTGGTAAACCTTGCCAACTGTGACTTGTTTATTGAGCGCCAGGGTAACTACGGAAATATCTTGACCGGGGACAGGGCTGCTGCGGCACGATACATCGAATGCCGTCTTCTCCCGTTTGCCAAGAAGGTGTTGTATAATCCTGAGCTTACCGAGTTTGTGGAATCCTATGATGGAAGGAACAAGGAACCTGTAGCATTCCCAGCCAAGATTCCTGTAGTCCTCATACAAGGAGTTAGTGGTATTGCTGTAGGTATGAGTACCTATATTCTTCCTCATAACCCGATTGAGGTGTTTGACGGAATGGCTGCCTCATTGCGGGGAGAGTCATACGAACTCTACCCCGATTTCCCTGGAGGAGGCATCGTTGATGTTGATGACTATAACGATGGACGGGGTTCGGTATCCATCAGGGCAAAACTGAACACCAAGGATCCAAAACGAATAATCATTGAGGAACTCCCCTATGGGACCACCAGTGAGATGATGATTCGCTCGGTCGAAGATGCAGCCAAGAAGGGGAAGCTGAAGATCAGCTCCATTACTGACTATACCGCCGAGAAGGTGAACATCGAGATCAGCCTTGCCCGAAACACCTATTCAAAGGAAATTGTGGATGCCTTATATGCCTATACGGCATGTGAGACCAAGCTCTCCGTCAATCCACTTGTAATCAGGGATAATACCCCGACCATCATGGGGGTGCATGAGATACTGGATTTCCATGCGCATCACTTGGTTGATGTCCTGGAGGCAGAGTTGAAGCTGGAGAAGGGTCATCTGTTGGACAAGCTCCACTACAGGACCCTGGAAAGAATCTTCATTGAAGAGCGGATCTATAAGCGTATTGAACAGAAAAAGAGTGCTGAGGATGTGAACAAAGCGGTTGTCAGTGGATTCAAGCCATTTACTGAAGAACTGCTCCGCCCGCTTGATGGTGAGGATGTTGAACGTCTGCTCAAGATACCCATTCGACGCATCAGTTTGTTTGACATTGAGAAGAACCATCAGGAGATTGAGTCGATCAACGATCAGCTTGCAGATATTGAGAAGAAACTTGCGGATCTTACCGGCTATGCGCTCTCGTTCATATCAGAATTGAAGGAGCTTATGTCCGATGAGGAGCATAAGCGTAAAAGTACGATCAAGAAGTTTGATATGGTCGATGTGAAAGAGGTTGCTGAGCGCAATCTGCCACTTCGCTACGATGCTGCCGCTGGGTACCTTGGATATGATGTAAAGAAAGGAAATACCCTATTCGACGTCAGTCCCTTTGACCGCATCCTGGTAATTCGTAAGGATGGCAATTATCAGGTGATTGATGCACCTGAGAAGGAGTTTGTCGGGAAAGGAATGCTCTATTGTGGGCTCGCTGACAAGGACGAGCTTGCCAAGATTGTCTTTACGGTCATTTACCAGGAGAAAACCTACAAGTATCTCTTCATCAAGCGGTGCCAGATTACGAGCTACCAGCTGAAGAAGCTCTACCCTCTGGTACCGGAAGGGAATTTCAAGATAGTCAAGCTGTCCACCTTCGAAAATGCTGAGATGAACCTTACCTATAAGAAGAAACCAGGGCTCAGGATTCTGGAGGAG containing:
- a CDS encoding transketolase family protein, with protein sequence MFKTKKMIRSAYGEALAELGAVKKDVVVLDADLSHATMTNKFAEKYPERFFNIGIAEANLMCISAGMSTMGFIPFCSTFALFGAGRAYEQIRNSIAYPNFNVKVCCTHAGVTVGEDGGSHQSVEDIALMRVIPGMTIVVPCDANEAREAVFAIAEYNGPAYLRLARSPSPVLAEKHPFKLGKANVLREGEDLVIFACGIMVDTALMCADELSSEHFVSVAVVNVHTIKPIDEQCILAYAHTCKTVVTLEEHSVIGGLGDAVAEVLIGTGPLRFKKIGIQDRFGQSGTPEELLEEYGLSYSKILAQIKDLLFSQV
- a CDS encoding DNA topoisomerase IV subunit A — translated: MTQAHAIFKENFLEYASYVIKERAIPDLVDGFKPVQRRIIHTLFEMDDGKFHKVANVVGWAMRYHPHGDSSIYEALVNLANCDLFIERQGNYGNILTGDRAAAARYIECRLLPFAKKVLYNPELTEFVESYDGRNKEPVAFPAKIPVVLIQGVSGIAVGMSTYILPHNPIEVFDGMAASLRGESYELYPDFPGGGIVDVDDYNDGRGSVSIRAKLNTKDPKRIIIEELPYGTTSEMMIRSVEDAAKKGKLKISSITDYTAEKVNIEISLARNTYSKEIVDALYAYTACETKLSVNPLVIRDNTPTIMGVHEILDFHAHHLVDVLEAELKLEKGHLLDKLHYRTLERIFIEERIYKRIEQKKSAEDVNKAVVSGFKPFTEELLRPLDGEDVERLLKIPIRRISLFDIEKNHQEIESINDQLADIEKKLADLTGYALSFISELKELMSDEEHKRKSTIKKFDMVDVKEVAERNLPLRYDAAAGYLGYDVKKGNTLFDVSPFDRILVIRKDGNYQVIDAPEKEFVGKGMLYCGLADKDELAKIVFTVIYQEKTYKYLFIKRCQITSYQLKKLYPLVPEGNFKIVKLSTFENAEMNLTYKKKPGLRILEEKFYFSDYKPKGVKANGVRLAVKEVASIRLRAVKEVVHEDQREPSLFDDEMERE
- a CDS encoding transketolase — encoded protein: MTSLKEKCNSIRKDVLYMLNKAGSGHAGGSLSAIEILVGLYYSKMNFNPLDVDNPNRDRFVLSKGHAAPVLYAILADLGVIDSSELLTLRKLHSNLQGHPDSKKVRGVEASTGSLGQGCSIAVGMAMAAKAQYSDAHIYTLLGDGELQEGLVWEACMAASAYKLDNFTMIVDYNGIQLDGFCDDILPMGDLNAKFSAFGFHVIDLLDGNDINAVITGLFQASVPGKPTCIIAHTIKGKGISFIENQVGWHGRVPTDEELSSAMKELQDTAHV
- a CDS encoding DNA topoisomerase IV subunit B, with protein sequence MAKTTYDESKILTLSALEHIRKRPGMYIGRLGNGTHVDDGIYILLKEVVDNSIDEFIMGYGSRIVIRLKESEVSVRDFGRGIPLGKVVDCVSIINTGAKYSDDVFQFSVGLNGVGTKAVNALSSHFRVTSYREGKYSTAIFEKGVLVSEKSGKSEEADGTEVLFTPDPELFGEYSYNEDFVISRIWSYAYLNTGLTINYNNRAYKSSNGLYDLLDKEVGTENLYSIIHYQSKQLEFALTHVTGSYGENYFSYVNGQHTTDGGTHQSAFKEGILKGINEYFKKNWAPQDVREGVVGAIAVKIKEPVFESQTKNKLSNTEIRTWIVNEVKDAIVDFLLKNTTEAEKINQKILNNEKLRKELNEVKKGARESAKKVSLNIPKLKDCKYHLGQSSAHQEECESSMIFLTEGDSASGTITKTRDVMTQAVFSLRGKIVNVFGKKKTEIYKNAELYNMMVALGIENGVEGLRYGKVIIATDADTDGFHIRNLLMTYFLTYFEDLVLSGRLYILETPLFRVRNKTQTVYCYSEKERNHATSQIRNAEVTRFKGLGEIDPKEFGQFIGEDMRLLPVSIAGMNEMHKTMEFYMGSNTPERREFIMENLI